A genomic window from Levilactobacillus yonginensis includes:
- a CDS encoding YoaK family protein, whose product MADEPSHQFKPVTETILTLGATLVMGMVDADTFLNHGSVFVSAQTGNLIVFMVKLVTHGWSVAWVNVPVWIGYFLGCFGAQALSEHFSRGNNRRQMRWLMLLNVVAYLSLSSFQTVISGMWLIFLLGILAGYELTIFRQVGGIALNNGVMTGNTKSLAISSYQAWIAGDKVARHRQIQVVFVLGIFLLGCGLGAWLASRFTLGVLWVATLIKAFLLLWLFLPIAQQRPAI is encoded by the coding sequence ACCAATTTAAACCGGTGACCGAAACCATCCTGACGTTGGGGGCCACCCTAGTGATGGGGATGGTTGATGCCGATACGTTTCTGAATCACGGATCAGTCTTTGTGAGTGCACAAACCGGTAACCTCATTGTTTTTATGGTGAAACTGGTGACCCACGGGTGGTCCGTTGCCTGGGTCAACGTGCCTGTCTGGATCGGCTATTTTCTAGGTTGTTTCGGTGCTCAAGCGTTGAGCGAACACTTCAGCCGTGGGAATAACCGTCGGCAAATGCGGTGGTTGATGCTGTTGAATGTGGTGGCGTATCTGAGCTTGTCCAGCTTCCAAACCGTTATTTCGGGAATGTGGCTGATTTTTCTACTGGGTATTTTGGCCGGTTATGAATTAACCATCTTTCGTCAGGTTGGAGGGATTGCCTTAAATAATGGCGTTATGACGGGGAATACCAAAAGCCTTGCCATCAGTAGCTATCAGGCGTGGATCGCTGGCGATAAAGTTGCCCGTCATCGACAAATTCAAGTAGTCTTCGTCCTAGGAATTTTTTTACTGGGCTGCGGGTTAGGCGCTTGGTTGGCCAGTCGATTTACTCTGGGTGTGTTGTGGGTAGCGACGCTGATTAAGGCTTTTCTGTTGCTTTGGCTATTCTTACCAATTGCCCAGCAGCGTCCGGCCATTTGA
- the rny gene encoding ribonuclease Y translates to MLITGLIIGLLLIGLVLGYLVRQHKHRQELLAVQAQARTIIAQATKEAQQRVEKIRTDSRRETLAYQQSVKDELTEQQSDIVVREQRRKQREQLMSQVTVRLDDQTAMLDERSQANREQRQGIHVLRDQAEELRAKRDETLAERAGMDAQQAQNTVVQGAEFALKRDRDIEVKALNDNAMANAEKWAKDVVLSATESGPQDLPKEHLEHTVTVPNGEIRSKIIGREGQHIRLLETLTGTDLIFVPDDNTTLFISTHDPIRREVARVALTNLVASRRISANQIETQVENAQRDVNHSLWETGEQTVSLLHVGWMHPDLMKLIGRLKYRTSYGQNVLLHSIEVAQLTGAMAARLGYNTRLARRAGLLHDLGKAIDHEVEGTHVEIGTEFAQKYGEDAVVINAIAAHHGDIEKTSPISDLVAAADAISGARPGARSESVEDYINRLRALEQIANEQKGVSESYAIQAGRELRIIVKPQELDDTAAAKLTKEVAQQVEEKLTYPGKIKVTTIRTATAVEYVGDEKKKKKKKKKKAANAS, encoded by the coding sequence TTGTTAATCACAGGACTAATTATCGGTCTCTTGCTGATTGGGCTGGTGCTCGGCTACTTGGTGCGTCAGCATAAGCACCGGCAGGAACTCCTGGCGGTTCAGGCGCAAGCGCGGACAATTATTGCCCAAGCAACCAAAGAGGCCCAGCAGCGTGTAGAAAAAATTCGCACGGATAGTCGCCGGGAAACCTTGGCCTATCAGCAATCAGTTAAAGATGAATTGACCGAACAACAGAGTGACATTGTGGTACGTGAACAACGCCGCAAGCAACGGGAACAATTGATGAGTCAGGTTACAGTTCGTTTAGATGATCAGACGGCTATGCTGGATGAACGATCACAAGCGAATCGTGAACAGCGTCAAGGAATTCACGTTTTACGTGATCAAGCGGAAGAATTGCGTGCAAAACGTGATGAGACCTTGGCCGAGCGAGCGGGTATGGACGCGCAACAAGCCCAGAACACGGTAGTCCAAGGGGCTGAATTTGCCTTGAAGCGGGATCGTGACATTGAGGTGAAAGCCTTGAACGATAACGCCATGGCCAATGCTGAAAAATGGGCCAAGGACGTCGTTTTGTCGGCGACCGAGAGCGGTCCGCAAGACTTACCTAAGGAACACTTAGAACACACGGTTACCGTACCTAACGGTGAGATTCGGAGTAAGATCATTGGCCGCGAAGGGCAACACATTCGGTTACTTGAAACCTTGACCGGGACGGATTTAATTTTTGTGCCGGACGATAACACGACCCTGTTTATCAGTACCCATGACCCGATTCGTCGAGAAGTGGCTCGTGTGGCATTGACGAACTTGGTTGCCAGTCGGCGAATCTCAGCCAATCAGATTGAAACGCAGGTGGAAAATGCCCAGCGTGACGTGAACCACAGCTTGTGGGAAACGGGTGAACAAACTGTGAGTCTGTTGCACGTGGGCTGGATGCATCCTGATTTGATGAAACTGATTGGGCGACTCAAGTACCGGACCAGTTATGGTCAAAACGTGCTTTTGCATTCCATTGAAGTGGCTCAGCTAACTGGTGCTATGGCTGCACGCTTAGGATATAATACGCGACTTGCACGGCGGGCCGGCTTACTGCATGACTTGGGGAAGGCCATCGACCACGAAGTCGAAGGCACCCACGTGGAAATTGGCACGGAATTTGCCCAGAAATACGGTGAGGATGCCGTGGTGATCAATGCCATTGCAGCGCATCATGGGGATATTGAAAAGACGTCGCCAATTTCTGATTTAGTAGCCGCAGCGGATGCTATTTCGGGTGCTCGTCCGGGTGCGCGGAGTGAATCCGTAGAGGACTACATTAACCGGTTGCGGGCGCTTGAGCAGATTGCCAACGAGCAAAAAGGGGTTTCGGAAAGTTACGCCATTCAAGCGGGGCGTGAACTGCGGATCATTGTCAAGCCGCAAGAGTTGGATGATACTGCGGCAGCTAAGCTAACCAAAGAAGTGGCTCAACAGGTCGAAGAAAAGCTAACGTATCCAGGCAAGATCAAGGTTACTACGATTCGGACTGCGACAGCGGTTGAGTACGTTGGCGATGAAAAGAAGAAAAAGAAGAAGAAAAAGAAAAAGGCTGCTAACGCAAGTTAA